The Phragmites australis chromosome 15, lpPhrAust1.1, whole genome shotgun sequence genome window below encodes:
- the LOC133891873 gene encoding uncharacterized protein LOC133891873, producing the protein MDPCPFVRVLVGNLALKMPVAPRPAGAGAGVHPTTSPCYCRIRLNKLPYQNAAASLLPSDEEGPASCTGAFAAAFHLSKADLDRATAKPALFGPRRRAARLKVAVYAGRRATTCGVNSGRLLGKVVIPLDLKGAEGKPVVFHSGWVAIGKRRGGRKPALASAGAAAQAQLNLTIRAEPDPRFVFEFDGEPECSPQVLQVQGSMKQPMFTCKFSCRSNSDLRSRSVQSDPGTGGRNWLTRFGSDRERAGKERKGWSVTVHDLSGSPVALASMVTPFVASPGSDRVSRSNPGAWLVLRPGDGTWKPWGRLECWRERSGAGAGGDSLGYRFELLVPDHSGMGVGVCVAESSVPASKGGRFAIDLTAAQPFGRSGSPGCSPRGSGDFGQYGLWPFGSFRGFVMSAALQGEGRCSRPTVEVGVAHVVCAEDAAAFVALAAAVDLSMDACRLFSCKLRRELSASRADLLR; encoded by the exons ATGGACCCGTGCCCGTTCGTGCGGGTGCTGGTCGGCAACCTGGCGCTCAAGATGCCGGTGGCCCCGCGCCCCGCAGGTGCCGGCGCCGGCGTGCACCCCACCACCTCGCCCTGCTACTGCAGGATCCGCCTCAACAAGCTGCCCTACCAGAACGCCGCCGCGTCGCTGCTGCCCTCCGACGAGGAGGGGCCGGCGTCGTGCACGGGCGCGTTCGCCGCGGCGTTCCACCTCTCCAAGGCCGACCTCGACCGGGCCACCGCGAAGCCAGCGCTCTTCGGGCCCCGCCGCCGCGCGGCGCGGCTGAAGGTGGCGGTGTACGCCGGGCGCAGGGCCACCACGTGCGGTGTCAACTCGGGCAGGCTGCTCGGGAAGGTGGTCATCCCGCTCGACCTCAAGGGCGCGGAGGGGAAGCCCGTCGTGTTCCACAGCGGATGGGTCGCCATCGGCAAGCGCCGCGGTGGGCGGAAGCCGGCCTTGGCCTctgccggcgccgccgcgcaGGCGCAGCTCAATCTCACCATCCGCGCGGAGCCGGACCCGCGGTTCGTGTTCGAGTTCGACGGCGAGCCCGAATGCAGCCCACAGGTGCTCCAGGTGCAGGGCAGCATGAAGCAGCCCATGTTCACGTGCAAGTTCTCCTGCCGCAGCAACAGCGACCTCCGCTCACG GTCGGTGCAGTCAGATCCGGGGACCGGCGGCCGCAACTGGCTGACCAGGTTCGGGTCGGACCGTGAGCGGGCGGGGAAGGAGCGGAAGGGGTGGTCGGTGACGGTACACGACCTGTCGGGCTCGCCGGTGGCGCTGGCCTCGATGGTGACGCCTTTTGTGGCGTCGCCCGGGTCTGACCGGGTGAGCCGATCCAACCCGGGCGCCTGGCTCGTGCTCCGCCCAGGCGACGGCACGTGGAAGCCGTGGGGCCGGCTCGAGTGCTGGCGCGAGCGCAGCGGCGCCGGAGCCGGCGGCGACAGCCTGGGGTACCGGTTCGAGCTCCTGGTCCCGGACCACAGCGGCATGGGCGTGGGCGTCTGCGTGGCCGAGTCCAGCGTCCCGGCCTCCAAGGGCGGGCGCTTCGCCATCGACCTGACGGCGGCGCAGCCATTCGGGCGGAGCGGGTCCCCCGGGTGCAGCCCCCGCGGGAGCGGCGACTTCGGGCAGTACGGGCTGTGGCCGTTCGGGAGCTTCCGCGGGTTCGTGATGTCGGCGGCGCTGCAGGGGGAGGGGCGGTGCAGCAGGCCGACGGTGGAGGTGGGCGTGGCCCACGTCGTGTGCGCGGAGGACGCGGCGGCGTTCGTGGCGCTGGCGGCGGCCGTGGACCTGAGCATGGACGCGTGCCGGCTCTTCTCGTGCAAGCTGCGCAGGGAGCTCTCGGCGTCCCGCGCCGACCTGCTCCGGTGA